The DNA segment ATTAAATCCAGAAATTCCAGCAGATTCGCTGTTGGAAATTGCTAATACCGTAGCAACGCCCGATACGCCGGTGCTGATCAAAAATAACCGCTGCTTTCATCAATACCTTATTGAAGGCGTGCCATTAGAGTACTCGGTGATTGAAGAGGATCAGCGGGTAACCAAACATACTCATGTGCGCCTAATCGACTTTGATAATGTGGCGAACAACGAGTTTTTAGTGGTTAATCAATTCACCATTATTGGCACTAAAGGGAATCGTCGCCCTGATGTGGTGGTGTTTATCAATGGCTTGCCGATTGCGGTGATTGAGCTGAAAAATCCCGCAAATGAGCACACCGATATTTGGCAAGCTTATAACCAGATCCAGACTTACAAAGAAGAAATTGCCGATCTGTTTGTGTTTAACGAGGCGACGGTGCTGAGTGATGGTTGGTTGGCGCGCGTAGGCTCACTCACGGCGAATAAAGAGCGCTACCTGCCGTGGAAGACCATTAACAGTGAAGACGATAAACCGCTGTTAGAGATGCAGCTAGAAACCATGGTACGTGGCTTTTTTAAGCCGGAGTTGCTGCTGGATTACATTCGTTACTTCATTTTGTTTGAGAACGATAACGAAACGCTGATCAAAAAGATTGCCGGTTATCACCAATTCCATGCGGTACGGGCCGCCGTTAAAGCGACAGTGATTGCTGCCGCCAATGGCGAGGGCATAAAAGAACCACGCGCGAATTACGCCAACAAGGTGGTGCCCGGCAGTAAAAAAGCTGGGGTGGTGTGGCATACGCAGGGCAGTGGTAAAAGTATCTCGATGGTGTGTTACGCCAGCAAATTACTGCAACAGCCGGAAATGAATAACCCCACGTTAGTGATTGTGACTGACCGTAACGATTTAGATGGCCAGTTGTATAACACCTTTATGATGGCGCAAGACACGCTTAAACAGATACCCCAGCAAGCCACTGATAGAGATACCTTGCGCGACTTGTTGCTCAATAGACAGTCGGGCGGCATCATTTTTACCACAGTACAGAAATTTGCCTTGCTGGATGATGAAACGGAACATCCAACATTGTCAGCACGCAGTAACATTGTGGTGGTTTCGGATGAGGCCCATCGTAGCCAATACGGTAATAAAGCGCGCCTAAGCAATGTGAAGGACGAGCAGGGCAATGTGATTGGCCAACGCTATGTTTACGGCTATTCCAAATATATGCGTGATGCTTTACCCAATGCTGCATTTATTGGTTTTACCGGAACGCCGATTTCACTAGATGATAAAGACACTCGTGGTGTGTTTGGCGATTACGTGTCTATCTATGATATTCAAGATGCGGTGGACGATGGCGCGACCGTGCCCATCTATTACGAATCTCGTTTGGCCAAGCTGACCATCAATCAAGATGAGATTGAGGCGCTTAATGACCAAGTGGAAGAGGAAATCGGTGAAGAGGAAGAAACCTCGGCGCGCGAAAAACTCAAATCGCAATGGTCAACATTAGAGAAGCTGGTCGGTGCTAAGCCGCGAATTGATCAAGTTGCAGCAGATTTAGTGACGCATTTTACTACCCGTACCGAACCCTTCCCCGGCAAAGCTATGATAGTGGCGATGAGCCGCGAAATTTGCGTGGATTTATACAATGCCATTGTGGCGATTAAACCGGAATGGCATAGCGAGGATCCGCTGCAAGGTGCTATCAAAG comes from the Shewanella mangrovisoli genome and includes:
- a CDS encoding type I restriction endonuclease subunit R; the encoded protein is MISEEQLEVQSINWFIDLGYLYQNGYDIAPDGDTPERENFHQVILKQRLLDKLTLLNPEIPADSLLEIANTVATPDTPVLIKNNRCFHQYLIEGVPLEYSVIEEDQRVTKHTHVRLIDFDNVANNEFLVVNQFTIIGTKGNRRPDVVVFINGLPIAVIELKNPANEHTDIWQAYNQIQTYKEEIADLFVFNEATVLSDGWLARVGSLTANKERYLPWKTINSEDDKPLLEMQLETMVRGFFKPELLLDYIRYFILFENDNETLIKKIAGYHQFHAVRAAVKATVIAAANGEGIKEPRANYANKVVPGSKKAGVVWHTQGSGKSISMVCYASKLLQQPEMNNPTLVIVTDRNDLDGQLYNTFMMAQDTLKQIPQQATDRDTLRDLLLNRQSGGIIFTTVQKFALLDDETEHPTLSARSNIVVVSDEAHRSQYGNKARLSNVKDEQGNVIGQRYVYGYSKYMRDALPNAAFIGFTGTPISLDDKDTRGVFGDYVSIYDIQDAVDDGATVPIYYESRLAKLTINQDEIEALNDQVEEEIGEEEETSAREKLKSQWSTLEKLVGAKPRIDQVAADLVTHFTTRTEPFPGKAMIVAMSREICVDLYNAIVAIKPEWHSEDPLQGAIKVVMTGSAADKAKLQPHIYDKKTKKLFEKRFKDTNDALQLVIVRDMWLTGFDAPCCHTMYVDKPMKGHNLMQAIARVNRVFKDKPGGLVVDYIGIANELKNALKTYTNSQGKGAPTVDAAEAFAVLEEKIDIIRGMFATPMDGHVFNYRPEFETKPLQLLPGAVNHIAGLSHSTSKGEQVRDGKRRFLDVMAALSKAYSLCNTLDEAKQYREEIAFFAAIKTAFLKHSNVDSKRSDEEKNFALQRILNNAIVAEGVEDIFKTVGLDKPNIGLLSEEFLEDVKNMKEKNLAVELLEKLLRDEVKSSMKNDVVQERTYSERITETLRKYHNRSIETAQVIEELIKWAKEMQADAEMTAKLNLSIDEIAFYRALVVNEASVRELGDDNLRLLAIELTKQLRQSASVDWQKRESVRARMRNLVRRLLRRWKYPPDQADAAIQLILEQAEALADGWTAAV